In a genomic window of Suricata suricatta isolate VVHF042 chromosome 12, meerkat_22Aug2017_6uvM2_HiC, whole genome shotgun sequence:
- the LOC115273434 gene encoding fer-1-like protein 4, producing the protein MALTVCVRRLTGLPGTHDRQVRLSFRGFTQKTRKIHCGREADIGELFRWPHYGAPLAAECLTLQVVNCSRVFSPRSLGTLVISLQQLQSTGHLVLREALVDKNLRVSPIQVELALKYQPPEGAAGAWAEEDFGASIRDSSELIIPNMGFQELEPGEARLERQAVALGHRLARGLGQQDDEDGELGLELDDEPDVELSGVVFSHLRSRARGLARGDPFQMSRAQDFQVGVTVLEAQKLIGVNINPYVAVRVGEQRRVTATQRGTNCPFYNEYFLFEFHETRLHLQDLLLEITAFHSQTLPFMASQIGTFRMDLGIIFDQPDGHFYQKWAPLHDPRDTRAGTKGFVKVTLSVLARGDLPPPLPAPGPGHSSDIEKNLLLPRGVPASRPWARLRVRVYRAEGLPALRPGLLGSLARALQDQRVLMDPYVRVSFLGQQGETSVRGETAAPEWNEQLSFVELFPPLTRGLRLQLRDDAPLVDVAVATHVLDLRQISHPGRAAGFNPTFGPAWVPLYGSPPSGGLRDGLQSLNEGLGQGIWFRGRLLMAVSMEVSEGKAEPEPPQAPKGPRLSRLMRKKKARRGQTPAGIPQHLDASPSGDGPEIPGAMEVEVEDLLPLPENALAPLQDFLLFGVLFEATMIDPAMASQPISFEISIGSAGRLEEQLGPRARAGEGAKGKAEEAQPLLETEVGVGPVVEEELGTPAQRPEPMDGNGPYFCLPLRHRKPCVHVWSRWEDHTWRLQSTNCVRKVAERLDQGLQEVETLQRRPGPGACTRLKQALEELVAGSRQFCHGAERRTMTRPNALDRCRGKLLVHSLNLLAKQGLRLLWGLRQSNVQEKVALAKKLLAKLRFLAQEPQPPLPDVLVWMLGGRRRVAWARIPAQDVLFSVVEEERGRDCGKIQSLLLSAPGAAPGEACAKLELFLWLGLGKQAKACTSELPQDLLPEPSVGLPHHLCRDDFSYFQLRAHLYQARGVLAADDSGLSDPFARVLISTQCQTTRVLEQTLSPLWDELLVFDQLIVDGRREHLQDEPPLVVINVFDHNKFGPPVFLGRALAAPRVKLTEDPYQHPELQFFPLRKGPRAAGELIATFELIELDYSGRLEPSVPSDVQPQDLTTLAEHLSGRLSLPPNVRPVLREFRVEVLFWGLRGLGRVHLFEVEQPQVVLEVAGRRVESEVLASYRENPNFTELVRHLTVDLPEQPHLQPPLSILVIERRAFGRTVLVGSHVVSHMLRFILRAHEDPPEEEGEEEETGDLVSKRPQGHRALDPFSAEVGMPRRLLKAPLKKLPLGSLLNQGPELEEDIPDPKELDWWSKYYASLQELQAQTSFDEDEMDDPGESDGVNLISVDGEAQDQGQGEAEVKGSVSQKKAIATLKIYHSTLEEEFNNFEDWLNVFPLYRGQGGQDGDAEEERSGHRVGKFKGSFLIYPESEAVSFSEPQISRGVPHNRPIKLLVRVYVVKATNLAPADPNGKADPYVVVSAGRERQDTKERYIPKQLNPIFGEVLELSISLPAEPELTVAVFDHDLVGSDDLIGETHIDLENRFYSHHRANCGLASQYDMDGYNAWRDAFRPSQILAGLCQRCGLPGPEYRAGAVKVGSKVFLTSPETPPPGTGGPKGASEVPEEVQALLVLRRWQEMPELGIQLVPEHVETRPLYHPRSPGLLQGSLHMWIDIFPRDVPAPPPVDIKPRQPISYELRVIIWNTEDVVLDDVNPLTGEMSSDIYVKSWVKGLEHDKQETDVHFNSLTGEGNFNWRFVFRFDYLPTEREVSVRRRPGPFALEEAEFRQPAVLVLQVWDYDRISANDFLGSLELQLPDMVRGAREPGLCSVRLARDGAGPRCNLFRCRRLRGWWPVVKLREPEDEDREQREARAGKKRKRRRGRPEDLAFTDPGGSVHILTGKVEAEFELLTVEEAEKRPVGKGRKEPEPLEKPNRPKTSFNWFVNPLKTFVFFIWRRYWRILVLLLLLALVTVFLLLVFYTMPGQISQVIFRPLHHP; encoded by the exons ATGGCTCTGACCGTGTGTGTGCGGCGACTTACAGGGCTGCCAGGCACCCATGACCGACAAGTGAGGCTCAGCTTTCGGG GTTTCAcccagaaaacaaggaaaattcaCTGTGGTCGAGAAGCAGATATTGGTGAG CTGTTCCGCTGGCCACACTATGGGGCTCCGCTGGCTGCAGAATGTCTAACTCTGCAGGTGGTTAACTGCAGCCGTGTGTTCAGCCCCAG GTCTCTGGGGACCCTGGTGATCTCCCTGCAGCAGCTACAGAGTACTGGGCATTTGGTGCTACGGGAGGCCCTGGTGGATAAGAACCTGCGGGTATCCCCG ATCCAGGTGGAGCTTGCCCTGAAGTATCAGCCCCCAGAAGGTGCAGCTGGAGCCTGGGCAGAGGAGGACTTCGGAGCATCCATCCGGGACAG CTCAGAGCTGATCATCCCCAATATGGGCTTCCAGGAGTTGGA GCCTGGGGAGGCCCGGCTGGAGCGGCAGGCAGTGGCACTGGGCCACAGGCTAGCACGAGGCCTAGGTCAGCAGGATGATGAAGACGGTGAGCTGGGGCTGGAGCTGGACgatgagcctgatgtggagctttcTGGAGTCGTCTTCAGCCACCTCAGGAG CCGCGCCAGGGGCCTGGCTCGAGGGGATCCTTTCCAGATGTCCAGAGCTCAGGACTTCCAG GTAGGAGTCACAGTGCTGGAGGCCCAGAAGCTGATAGGAGTCAACATTAACCCCTATGTGGCAGTGCGAGTCGGGGAGCAGCGCCGTGTGACGGCCACCCAGCGCGGGACTAATTGCCCCTTCTACAATGAG TACTTCTTGTTCGAATTTCATGAGACCCGGCTTCATCTCCAAGACTTGCTGCTGGAGATCACG GCTTTCCATTCGCAGACCCTCCCCTTTATGGCCTCCCAGATAGGCACCTTCAGGATGGACCTGGGCATTATCTTCGACCAGCCAG atgGTCACTTCTACCAGAAATGGGCTCCGCTGCACGACCCTCGGGACACTCGCGCCGGGACCAAAGGCTTCGTCAAAGTCACTTTGTCCGTGCTGGCGCGCGGGGACCTGCCCCCTCCGCTGCCAGCCCCAGGCCCGGGACACAGTTCGGACATTGAGAA GAACCTGCTGCTGCCACGCGGGGTGCCGGCCTCTAGGCCGTGGGCGCGGCTGCGCGTGCGCGTGTACCGGGCCGAGGGGCTGCCCGCACTGCGCCCAGGGCTACTGGGCAGTCTGGCCCGCGCCCTGCAGGACCAGCGCGTCCTCATGGACCCCTACGTGCGCGTATCTTTCCTGGGGCAGCAG GGCGAGACATCTGTGCGCGGAGAGACAGCGGCGCCAGAGTGGAACGAGCAGCTGAGCTTCGTGGAGCTCTTCCCACCGCTGACGCGCGGCCTCCGTCTGCAGCTGCGGGACGACGCGCCCCTCGTCGATGTGGCCGTCGCCACGCACGTGCTGGACCTGAGGCAGATCTCACACCCGGGCCGCGCGG CGGGGTTTAACCCCACCTTTGGCCCAGCATGGGTGCCTCTCTATGGATCTCCCCCCAGTGGGGGGCTTCGGGATGGTCTTCAAAGTCTTAATGAAGGACTTGGCCAAGGCATTTGGTTCCGAGGCCGCCTGCTGATGGCTGTGTCCATGGAAGTATCAGAAGGGAAAGCTGAACCTGAACCTCCCCAGGCCCCAAAGGGGCCCAGATTGTCCCGgctcatgagaaagaagaaagccagGCGGGGCCAGACCCCAGCAGGGATCCCACAGCACCTGGATGCCAGCCCCAGTGGTGATGGTCCTGAGATTCCTGGTGCcatggaggtggaggtggaggactTGCTGCCTCTGCCAGAG AATGCCCTGGCGCCCTTGCAAGACTTCCTCCTCTTCGGCGTGCTTTTTGAGGCCACCATGATTGACCCTGCCATGGCCTCCCAGCCCATCAGCTTTGAGATCTCTATCG GTAGCGCTGGCCGCCTGGAGGAGCAATTGGGCCCAAGGGCCAGGGCCGGGGAGGGAGCAAAGGGCAAGGCGGAGGAGGCACAGCCTCTGCTGGAGACGGAAGTGGGAGTCGGGCCAGTAGTGGAAGAGGAGCTAGGGACCCCTGCTCAGCGTCCTGAGCCTATGGATGGCAATGG GCCATATTTCTGCTTACCCCTGCGTCACCGAAAgccatgtgtgcacgtgtggagCCGCTGGGAAGATCACACGTGGCGCCTGCAGAGCACTAACTGCGTGCGGAAAGTGGCCGAGAGGCTG GACCAGGGGCTGCAGGAGGTTGAGACCCTGCAGCGCAGgccggggcctggagcctgtacACGGCTGAAGCAGGCACTGGAAGAGCTGGTGGCAGGGAGCAG acAGTTTTGCCATGGCGCTGAGCGCAGGACAATGACCCGGCCCAATGCCCTGGATCGATGCCGAGGGAAGCTGCTCGTGCACAGCCTG AACCTGCTGGCAAAGCAAGGACTGCGGCTTCTATGGGGTCTGAGACAGAGCAACGTGCAAGAGAAGGTGGCACTAGCCAAGAAGCTCTTGGCCAAACTGCGCTTCCTGGCCCAGGAG ccccagccccccCTCCCAGATGTGCTAGTCTGGATGCTCGGCGGGCGGCGCCGAGTGGCCTGGGCCCGGATTCCTGCCCAGGATGTGCTGTTCTCTGTGGTTGAGGAGGAGCGAGGCCGGGACTGCGGGAAGATCCAGAGTCTGCTGCTCTCG GCACCCGGGGCAGCTCCAGGCGAAGCCTGTGCCAAGCTGGAGCTCTTCCTGTGGCTAGGGCTGGGCAAGCAAGCCAAGGCCTGCACCTCAGAGCTCCCCCAGGACCTGCTGCCTGAGCCCTCGGTGGGGCTGCCCCACCACCTGTGCCGGGATG ACTTCAGCTACTTCCAGCTCCGGGCCCACTTGTACCAGGCCCGAGGGGTGTTGGCAGCAGATGACAGCGGGCTTTCGGACCCCTTTGCTCGAGTCCTCATCTCTACCCAGTGCCAGACTACACGG GTCCTGGAGCAGACGCTGAGTCCCCTGTGGGATGAGCTCTTGGTGTTTGATCAGCTGATCGTGGACGGGAGGAGGGAGCATCTGCAGGACGAGCCTCCATTAGTGGTCATCAATGTCTTTGACCACAATAAGTTC GGCCCCCCTGTGTTCCTGGGCAGGGCCCTGGCCGCCCCGAGGGTGAAGCTGACCGAGGACCCTTACCAACACCCTGAACTACAGTTCTTCCCCCTAAGGAAGGGGCCCCGGGCAGCTGGAGAGCTCATCGCCACCTTTGAACTCATTGAACTGGACTACAGTGGCCGACTCGAG CCCTCAGTGCCCAGTGATGTACAGCCCCAGGATCTGACAACGCTGGCCGAGCACCTCTCCGGACGCCTGTCCCTGCCCCCTAATGTGCGGCCAGTGCTCAGGGAGTTCCGTGTTGAG GTGCTGTTCTGGGGTCTGAGGGGCCTCGGCCGTGTGCATCTGTTTGAAGTGGAGCAGCCGCAGGTTGTGCTGGAGGTGGCCGGGCGACGTGTGGAGTCGGAGGTTCTGGCCAGCTACCGTGAGAACCCCAATTTCACTGAGCTGGTCAGGCATCTGACAGTG gacctGCCTGAACAGCCTCACCTGCAGCCCCCACTCAGCATCCTGGTGATTGAGCGCCGGGCCTTTGGCCGCACTGTGCTGGTGGGTTCCCACGTTGTCTCCCACATGCTGCGATTCATACTGCGGGCTCATGAGGATCCCCccgaggaggaaggagaagaggaagagacaggggacCTAGTGTCCAAGAGACCACAAG GACACAGGGCCCTGGATCCCTTCTCGGCTGAAGTGGGGATGCCCAGACGGCTTCTCAAG GCTCCTCTGAAGAAGCTTCCGCTGGGAAGCCTCCTGAACCAAGGCCCCGAGCTGGAGGAGGACATCCCAGATCCCAAAGAGCTTGACTGGTGGTCCAAGTACTACGCGTCGCTGCAGGAGCTCCAGGCGCAG ACCAGCTTTGATGAGGATGAGATGGATGACCCTGGGGAGTCAG ATGGGGTCAATCTCATTTCTGTGGATGGGGAGGCCCAAGACCAGGGTCAAGGTGAGGCTGAAGTTAAAGGCTCTGTGTCCCAGAAGAAAGCAATAGCCACCCTGAAG ATCTACCACAGCACCCTGGAGGAGGAGTTTAACAACTTTGAAGACTGGCTGAATGTATTTCCTCTGTACCGAGGGCAAGGGGGCCAGGATGGAGATGCAGAGGAAGAAAGGTCTGGACACCGTGTGGGCAAGTTCAAG GGCTCCTTCCTTATTTACCCCGAATCGGAGGCAGTGTCGTTCTCTGAGCCCCAGATCTCCCGGGGGGTCCCACACAACCGGCCCATCAAGCTGCTGGTCAGAGTATATGTGGTAAAG GCTACCAACCTGGCTCCTGCGGACCCCAATGGCAAGGCAGACCCTTATGTGGTGGTGAGTGCTGGCCGGGAGCGGCAGGACACCAAGGAGCGCTACATCCCCAAGCAGCTGAACCCCATCTTTGGAGA GGTCCTGGAGCTCAGCATCTCTCTTCCTGCTGAGCCAGAGCTGACTGTGGCTGTGTTTGATCATGACCTTGTGGGTTCTGACGACCTCATCGGGGAGACCCACATTGACCTGGAAAACCGATTCTATAGCCACCACAGGGCAAACTGTGGACTGGCATCCCAGTATGACAT GGATGGATACAATGCCTGGCGTGATGCGTTCCGGCCTTCCCAGATCCTGGCCGGCCTATGCCAGCGCTGTGGCCTCCCCGGCCCTGAATACCGAGCCGGGGCTGTCAAGGTGGGCAGCAAAGTCTTTCTGACATCGCCTGAGACCCCGCCCCCAG GTACAGGGGGGCCCAAAGGGGCAAGTGAGGTCCCCGAGGAGGTACAGGCGTTGCTGGTGCTGCGGCGCTGGCAAGAGATGCCAGAGCTTGGGATCCAGCTGGTGCCAGAGCATGTGGAAACTCGGCCCCTCTACCACCCCCGCAGCCCAGGGCTACTGCAG GGATCGCTTCACATGTGGATTGACATCTTTCCCCGCGATgtgcccgccccacccccagtTGACATCAAGCCTCGGCAGCCAATCAG CTATGAGCTCAGAGTCATCATCTGGAACACAGAGGATGTGGTTCTGGATGATGTGAACCCACTCACTGGAGAGATGTCAAGTGACATCTATGTGAAAAG cTGGGTAAAGGGGCTGGAGCACGACAAGCAGGAGACAGATGTTCACTTCAACTCTCTGACTGGGGAGGGGAATTTTAACTGGCGCTTTGTATTCCGCTTCGACTACCTGCCCACGGAACGAGAGGTGAGCGTCCGGCGCCGGCCTGGACCCTTCGCCCTGGAGGAGGCCGAGTTCCGGCAGCCGGCCGTGCTGGTCCTGCAGGTCTGGGACTATGACCGAATCTCTGCCAACGACTTCCTTG
- the SPAG4 gene encoding sperm-associated antigen 4 protein isoform X1, with amino-acid sequence MRRSPRPGSAASPQKHKPNFYSDNSNSSVSVSSGDSSGHRSARPGPGEPEGRKARGSSGGEPALSSRVPGGTTRAGSSQQKPAPWSHKGPTACDAATVRGGASEPAGFPVVSEEQLDLLPTLDLRQEMPPPRLSKRFLSLLLQVLSVLSLVGDVLVIVYREVCSIRFLLTATSLLSLFLAALWWGLLYLVPPLENEPKEMLTLSEYHERVRSQGQQLQQLRAELDKLHKEVSSVRAANSERVAKLVFQRLNEDFVRKPDYALSSVGASIDLEKTSQDYEDANTAYFWNRFSFWNYARPPTVILEPDVFPGNCWAFEGDQGQVVIRLPGRVQLSDITLQHPPPSVAHTGEANSAPRDFAVYGLQVDDETEVFLGKFTFDVEKSEIQTFHLQNDPPAAFPKVKIQILSNWGHPRFTCLYRVRAHGMRTSEGAGDNATGEPH; translated from the exons ATGCGGCGGAGCCCCCGCCCGGGCTCGGCGGCGTCCCCGCAAAAGCACAAGCCCAACTTCTACAGCGACAACAGCAACAGCTCAGTGAGCGTCAGCTCGGGGGACAGCAGCGGGCACCGGTCAGCTAGGCCGGGGCCCGGGGAGCCCGAGGGCAGAAAAGCCCGGGGCTCGAGCGGCGGTGAGCCAGCCTTGAGCTCAAGAGTGCCCGGAGGAACCACAAGGGCTGGAAGCTCTCAGCAGAAGCCTGCGCCTTGGAGCCACAAAGGGCCGACCGCCTGTGACGCGGCAACCGTGAGGGGCGGGGCTTCGG AACCGGCTGGTTTTCCCGTAGTCTCTGAGGAGCAGCTCGACCTTCTCCCGACCCTGGATCTGAGGCAGGAGATGCCTCCACCGCGCCTGTCCAAGCGCTTCCTGA gcctgcTGCTCCAGGTGCTGAGCGTGTTGTCCCTGGTAGGAGACGTGCTGGTCATTGTGTACAG GGAGGTCTGTTCCATCCGCTTCCTGCTAACGGCCACGTCACTGCTGAGCCTCTTTCTGGCAG CACTCTGGTGGGGACTGCTGTACCTGGTTCCTCCTTTGGAGAAT GAACCCAAGGAGATGCTGACTTTAAG CGAGTACCACGAGCGCGTGCGCTCCCAGgggcagcagctgcagcagctaCGAGCCGAGTTGGATAAACTACACAAGGAGGTGTCCAGCGTTCGCGCAGCCAACAGCGAG AGAGTGGCCAAGCTCGTGTTCCAGAGGTTGAATGAAGACTTTGTGAGGAAACCTGACTATGCGCTGAGCTCTGTGG GGGCCTCCATCGACCTAGAGAAAACATCCCAAGACTATGAGGATGCGAACACTGCCTACTTCTGGAATCGCTTCAGCTTCTGGAACTACGCTCGGCCACCAACAGTTATCCTCGAG CCAGATGTGTTCCCTGGGAATTGCTGGGCTTTTGAGGGCGACCAGGGCCAGGTGGTGATCCGGCTACCGGGTCGTGTGCAATTGAGCGACATCACCCTGCAGCACCCACCGCCCAGTGTGGCACACACCGGGGAAGCCAACAGCGCCCCCCGCGACTTCGCAGTCTAT GGCCTCCAGGTTGATGATGAGACTGAAGTTTTCTTGGGGAAATTCACCTtcgatgtggagaaatcagagatTCAGACTTTCCACCTACAG AATGACCCCCCAGCTGCCTTTCCCAAGGTGAAGATCCAGATTCTAAGCAACTGGGGCCACCCTCGTTTCACATGCTTGTATCGAGTCCGAGCCCATGGCATGCGAACTTCAGAGGGGGCAGGGGACAATGCCACAGGGGAACCCCATTAA
- the SPAG4 gene encoding sperm-associated antigen 4 protein isoform X2, producing the protein MRRSPRPGSAASPQKHKPNFYSDNSNSSVSVSSGDSSGHRSARPGPGEPEGRKARGSSGGEPALSSRVPGGTTRAGSSQQKPAPWSHKGPTACDAATVRGGASVSEEQLDLLPTLDLRQEMPPPRLSKRFLSLLLQVLSVLSLVGDVLVIVYREVCSIRFLLTATSLLSLFLAALWWGLLYLVPPLENEPKEMLTLSEYHERVRSQGQQLQQLRAELDKLHKEVSSVRAANSERVAKLVFQRLNEDFVRKPDYALSSVGASIDLEKTSQDYEDANTAYFWNRFSFWNYARPPTVILEPDVFPGNCWAFEGDQGQVVIRLPGRVQLSDITLQHPPPSVAHTGEANSAPRDFAVYGLQVDDETEVFLGKFTFDVEKSEIQTFHLQNDPPAAFPKVKIQILSNWGHPRFTCLYRVRAHGMRTSEGAGDNATGEPH; encoded by the exons ATGCGGCGGAGCCCCCGCCCGGGCTCGGCGGCGTCCCCGCAAAAGCACAAGCCCAACTTCTACAGCGACAACAGCAACAGCTCAGTGAGCGTCAGCTCGGGGGACAGCAGCGGGCACCGGTCAGCTAGGCCGGGGCCCGGGGAGCCCGAGGGCAGAAAAGCCCGGGGCTCGAGCGGCGGTGAGCCAGCCTTGAGCTCAAGAGTGCCCGGAGGAACCACAAGGGCTGGAAGCTCTCAGCAGAAGCCTGCGCCTTGGAGCCACAAAGGGCCGACCGCCTGTGACGCGGCAACCGTGAGGGGCGGGGCTTCGG TCTCTGAGGAGCAGCTCGACCTTCTCCCGACCCTGGATCTGAGGCAGGAGATGCCTCCACCGCGCCTGTCCAAGCGCTTCCTGA gcctgcTGCTCCAGGTGCTGAGCGTGTTGTCCCTGGTAGGAGACGTGCTGGTCATTGTGTACAG GGAGGTCTGTTCCATCCGCTTCCTGCTAACGGCCACGTCACTGCTGAGCCTCTTTCTGGCAG CACTCTGGTGGGGACTGCTGTACCTGGTTCCTCCTTTGGAGAAT GAACCCAAGGAGATGCTGACTTTAAG CGAGTACCACGAGCGCGTGCGCTCCCAGgggcagcagctgcagcagctaCGAGCCGAGTTGGATAAACTACACAAGGAGGTGTCCAGCGTTCGCGCAGCCAACAGCGAG AGAGTGGCCAAGCTCGTGTTCCAGAGGTTGAATGAAGACTTTGTGAGGAAACCTGACTATGCGCTGAGCTCTGTGG GGGCCTCCATCGACCTAGAGAAAACATCCCAAGACTATGAGGATGCGAACACTGCCTACTTCTGGAATCGCTTCAGCTTCTGGAACTACGCTCGGCCACCAACAGTTATCCTCGAG CCAGATGTGTTCCCTGGGAATTGCTGGGCTTTTGAGGGCGACCAGGGCCAGGTGGTGATCCGGCTACCGGGTCGTGTGCAATTGAGCGACATCACCCTGCAGCACCCACCGCCCAGTGTGGCACACACCGGGGAAGCCAACAGCGCCCCCCGCGACTTCGCAGTCTAT GGCCTCCAGGTTGATGATGAGACTGAAGTTTTCTTGGGGAAATTCACCTtcgatgtggagaaatcagagatTCAGACTTTCCACCTACAG AATGACCCCCCAGCTGCCTTTCCCAAGGTGAAGATCCAGATTCTAAGCAACTGGGGCCACCCTCGTTTCACATGCTTGTATCGAGTCCGAGCCCATGGCATGCGAACTTCAGAGGGGGCAGGGGACAATGCCACAGGGGAACCCCATTAA